A genomic window from Nosocomiicoccus massiliensis includes:
- a CDS encoding adenylosuccinate synthase: MSGTVVVGTQWGDEGKGKITDFLAEEAKVIARFSGGNNAGHTIQFGGETYKLHLVPSGIFADDKIALIGNGVVIDPLSLIKELDGLEARGINVDNLRISNRANVVLPYHIAQDELEEEARGDNKIGTTKRGIGPCYVDKVQRIGIRMADLVNDEVFKKRLKENIEYKNHYLKSLFNHEGFEFEEIYDTYKKAADRLRPYVCDTAKILDDSFKANERVLFEGAQGVMLDIDHGTYPFVTSSNPIAGNVTVGCGVGPTFIKHIIGVCKAYTSRVGDGPFPTELFDEDGHHIREIGREYGTTTGRPRRVGWFDSVVVRHSRRVSGITDLSLNSIDVLSGLDTVKICVAYEIDGKEITEYPATLEELQKAKPIYKECPGWKEDITGVRRLEDLPENALNYLKEIERLCGVQISIFSVGPDREQTNLLSDLWE; the protein is encoded by the coding sequence ATGTCTGGAACAGTAGTAGTCGGAACACAATGGGGAGACGAAGGTAAAGGTAAAATTACAGACTTTTTAGCTGAAGAAGCAAAAGTCATCGCTCGTTTCTCTGGAGGAAATAACGCGGGTCACACGATTCAATTTGGTGGAGAAACATACAAATTACATTTAGTACCGTCTGGAATTTTTGCAGATGATAAAATCGCATTAATCGGTAACGGTGTTGTAATTGATCCACTATCACTTATTAAAGAGCTCGACGGTTTAGAAGCACGTGGTATTAACGTTGATAACTTAAGAATTTCAAACCGTGCAAATGTCGTCCTACCCTACCATATCGCTCAAGATGAATTAGAAGAAGAAGCACGTGGTGACAATAAGATTGGTACGACAAAAAGAGGAATCGGACCATGTTACGTAGACAAAGTTCAACGTATTGGAATTCGTATGGCTGATTTAGTGAACGATGAAGTGTTTAAAAAACGCCTCAAAGAAAATATTGAATATAAAAACCATTATTTAAAATCACTCTTCAATCACGAAGGATTTGAATTTGAAGAAATTTATGACACATATAAAAAAGCAGCTGATCGCTTACGTCCATATGTATGTGACACAGCAAAAATTTTAGACGATTCATTTAAAGCAAATGAACGTGTATTATTTGAAGGTGCTCAAGGTGTTATGTTAGACATCGACCACGGTACATACCCATTCGTCACGTCATCAAATCCAATCGCAGGTAACGTAACAGTTGGTTGTGGTGTTGGACCGACATTCATTAAACATATTATCGGCGTATGTAAAGCATATACGTCACGTGTTGGAGATGGTCCATTCCCTACTGAGCTATTCGACGAAGATGGTCATCATATTCGTGAAATTGGTCGTGAATACGGTACGACAACAGGACGCCCAAGACGTGTCGGTTGGTTTGACTCAGTTGTAGTACGTCACTCACGCCGTGTAAGTGGGATTACAGACTTATCACTAAACTCAATTGACGTATTAAGTGGATTAGATACTGTTAAAATTTGTGTTGCTTATGAAATCGATGGAAAAGAAATTACAGAGTATCCTGCAACACTTGAAGAATTACAAAAAGCAAAACCAATCTATAAAGAATGTCCAGGTTGGAAAGAAGATATTACAGGAGTACGTCGTTTAGAAGATTTACCTGAGAACGCACTAAACTACTTAAAAGAAATCGAACGTCTATGTGGTGTTCAAATTTCAATATTCTCAGTAGGACCAGACAGAGAACAGACAAACCTACTCTCAGATTTATGGGAGTAA
- a CDS encoding ABC transporter ATP-binding protein — MKEIQKERGLAYLFIAHDLSMVKYISDRIAVMYKGKLLEIGEADDLYQNPVHPYTKSLLSAVPQPDPESEKERQRIPYTPTEYSESDEEDLMLRDLGNGHFVYCTTKEFEAWSKEYPTV; from the coding sequence ATGAAAGAAATTCAAAAAGAACGCGGACTTGCGTATCTATTTATCGCGCATGATTTATCGATGGTTAAATACATTTCAGATAGAATTGCAGTGATGTATAAAGGTAAGCTACTAGAAATTGGTGAAGCGGATGACTTATATCAAAATCCAGTTCATCCATACACGAAGTCCCTACTTTCGGCTGTACCACAGCCAGACCCTGAAAGTGAGAAAGAACGTCAACGTATTCCATATACACCGACAGAATACAGCGAATCCGACGAAGAAGATTTGATGCTGAGAGACCTCGGTAACGGTCATTTCGTTTACTGTACAACAAAAGAATTTGAAGCATGGTCAAAAGAGTATCCCACAGTTTAA
- the yycF gene encoding response regulator YycF yields MPAKIVVVDDEKPIAEILEFNLQKEGYEVLIAHEGNEALELILEEVPDLILLDIMLPGKDGMDICKEVRKYHDMPIIMLTAKDDEIDKVLGLELGADDYVTKPFSARELIARVKANLRRKTPSTEEAKKDENIITNREITIDLDAYLVKKNDVEVELTQREFELLKYLAQYPGQVMTREHLLETVWGYDYFGDVRTVDVTIRRLREKIETDSSHPEYILTRRGVGYFLKGDD; encoded by the coding sequence ATGCCAGCTAAAATAGTTGTAGTTGATGATGAAAAGCCAATCGCAGAGATTTTAGAATTTAACTTACAAAAAGAAGGTTACGAAGTTTTAATTGCGCACGAAGGTAACGAAGCCCTTGAACTAATATTGGAAGAAGTACCAGATCTTATTTTGCTCGATATTATGTTACCGGGTAAAGATGGTATGGATATTTGTAAAGAAGTACGTAAATATCATGATATGCCGATTATTATGTTAACAGCAAAAGATGACGAAATCGACAAAGTACTCGGTTTAGAACTTGGTGCGGATGATTACGTTACGAAGCCATTTTCAGCACGTGAATTAATTGCACGTGTTAAGGCAAACTTACGCCGTAAAACACCGTCAACTGAAGAGGCTAAAAAAGATGAAAACATCATCACAAATCGTGAGATTACGATTGATCTAGATGCATATCTTGTTAAAAAGAATGATGTTGAAGTCGAACTTACACAACGTGAATTTGAGTTATTAAAATATTTAGCACAGTATCCAGGGCAAGTGATGACACGTGAACATTTACTTGAAACAGTTTGGGGTTATGACTACTTCGGAGATGTACGTACTGTAGACGTAACAATCCGTCGTTTAAGAGAGAAAATTGAAACAGATTCTAGTCATCCAGAGTACATTTTAACACGCCGTGGTGTCGGATACTTTTTAAAAGGTGACGACTAA
- the walK gene encoding cell wall metabolism sensor histidine kinase WalK, which translates to MLNYWRRNIQSLQVKLVVIYVLLIIIGMQIIGLYFTNVLERDLTENFKSNIESQIDLIETRIVELDSEHENNRNKFQQEVQKVIDDYGNRSDVNEIRYVNSDQILLATSKISNESTLNSRVNIKELNEALETGTQNDDIFVSKADDNKRMWIVNSPVIAHDKVIGSLYVASNIENVYSQLEKINNTFIIATAISLIITTVLGIFVARTITKPIISMRNQALLMSEGNYTSRVQIYSDDEIGQLAESFNILSKRVQEAQANTESEKNRLDSVITHMSDGIISSDRRGGIRLANDTALYMLDVKYEDILNKNMITELGLEDELELSDILDDRDTSHLIFLESKEGNRIVRVNFSAIVKDTGFVSGFIAVMHDVTEQEEFERERREFVANVSHELRTPLTSMHSYIEALEDGAWQDDEIAPRFLKVTREETERMSRLVEDLLQLSRMDSEVEEINKEVVNFNMFLENIIERFTVTFKDEVVFTKNIPNKPIYSEIAIDKMMQVLDNVITNAIKYQTRTPKKVEFHLQENTLYKRMTLRIKDHGLGIPGKNVNQIFDRFYRIDKSRTRQMGGTGLGLAISKEIVEAHDGKIWATSIEGEGTTIFINLPCLDIEEDEWDE; encoded by the coding sequence ATGCTGAACTATTGGCGTCGAAACATTCAATCTCTTCAAGTTAAACTCGTCGTTATATACGTTTTATTAATCATTATCGGTATGCAAATTATCGGATTATATTTTACAAACGTATTAGAAAGAGATTTAACAGAAAACTTTAAAAGTAACATCGAGTCACAAATTGACTTAATCGAAACGCGTATCGTCGAGCTCGATAGCGAACATGAAAACAATCGTAATAAATTTCAGCAAGAAGTACAAAAAGTGATCGATGATTATGGTAATCGTTCAGATGTTAATGAAATTCGATACGTAAACTCCGATCAAATACTTCTTGCAACGAGCAAGATTTCTAACGAATCGACGTTAAACTCTCGAGTGAACATAAAAGAGTTAAACGAAGCGTTAGAAACCGGCACTCAAAATGATGATATATTCGTAAGTAAAGCGGATGATAACAAACGTATGTGGATTGTGAACTCTCCTGTTATTGCACACGATAAAGTAATTGGAAGTCTATACGTTGCATCAAACATCGAGAACGTATATTCGCAACTCGAAAAAATTAACAATACATTTATTATCGCAACTGCGATATCACTCATTATTACGACAGTGCTCGGTATATTTGTTGCACGTACGATTACAAAACCGATTATTAGTATGAGAAACCAAGCACTTCTCATGTCTGAGGGTAACTATACGTCTCGCGTACAAATATATAGTGATGATGAAATTGGTCAACTTGCTGAATCGTTCAATATCTTGTCTAAACGCGTTCAAGAAGCACAAGCGAATACTGAAAGTGAGAAGAACCGACTAGACTCTGTTATCACACATATGTCAGACGGTATTATTTCATCTGACAGACGCGGTGGAATACGTCTCGCAAACGACACAGCGTTATATATGTTAGATGTTAAGTACGAGGATATTTTAAATAAAAATATGATTACAGAACTCGGACTTGAAGACGAGCTCGAATTATCCGATATACTAGATGATCGTGATACGTCTCATTTAATATTTTTAGAATCTAAAGAAGGTAACCGCATCGTCCGTGTGAACTTTAGTGCTATCGTTAAAGATACTGGATTTGTCAGTGGATTTATCGCTGTAATGCATGACGTTACAGAACAAGAAGAATTCGAAAGAGAGCGTCGAGAATTCGTTGCGAACGTATCTCACGAGCTTCGTACCCCACTCACTTCGATGCATAGTTATATCGAAGCTTTAGAAGACGGTGCATGGCAAGATGACGAAATCGCGCCACGATTTTTAAAAGTTACACGTGAAGAAACAGAGCGTATGTCCCGACTCGTTGAAGACTTACTTCAACTTTCACGTATGGACAGTGAAGTCGAAGAAATCAATAAAGAAGTTGTGAACTTTAATATGTTCTTAGAAAATATTATCGAGCGATTCACAGTAACATTTAAAGATGAGGTTGTATTTACTAAAAATATACCGAACAAACCAATCTATTCTGAAATCGCAATAGATAAGATGATGCAAGTGCTTGATAACGTTATAACTAACGCTATAAAATATCAAACACGTACACCTAAAAAGGTTGAATTCCACTTACAAGAGAACACGTTATACAAACGCATGACGTTACGAATTAAAGACCACGGTCTCGGAATACCGGGTAAAAATGTCAATCAAATCTTCGATCGATTTTATAGAATCGATAAATCACGTACACGTCAAATGGGTGGTACCGGACTTGGACTCGCAATTTCTAAGGAGATTGTCGAAGCGCACGACGGTAAAATTTGGGCGACGAGTATTGAAGGTGAAGGCACGACAATTTTCATTAACTTACCTTGTTTAGATATTGAAGAGGATGAGTGGGATGAATAA